Proteins from a single region of Hermetia illucens chromosome 3, iHerIll2.2.curated.20191125, whole genome shotgun sequence:
- the LOC119652929 gene encoding zinc finger protein 62 homolog: MASAVEDPTNNDCQSDDEGEIDGKFEEYMSKVDIIKCPGCLYESSAEEVRTHMKQTHFQQKYCNICEKQFSEWRGAHCLKHLLIAIISQLKEQCSNCSQLFMLDTKRSEEDNFTCKSCQKLSGTKEPVENSPHPHRCDICHKTFTFRKALIEHRRSVHVGNDLYRCDYCPRVFYYQKTLSAHRRIHINPISCEICFSEFHSHYKLKRHMSSHADAPQYNCSSCGKIFYSLAFLDSHKPCRSQVADTSDDL, translated from the exons ATGGCATCCGCCGTGGAGGATCCCACAAACAACGACTGCCAAAGCGATGACGAAGGGGAGATTGACGGCAAGTTCGAGGAGTATATGTCCAAAGTGGATATCATCAAGTGTCCCGGCTGCCTGTACGAATCTTCGGCAGAAGAAGTCAGAACTCACATGAAACAAACCCACTTCCAGCAAAAGTACTGTAACATTTGCGAAAAAC AATTCAGCGAATGGCGCGGGGCGCACTGTTTGAAACATCTTCTGATCGCGATCATTTCCCAGCTGAAGGAGCAATGCTCGAACTGTTCACAGCTTTTCATGCTCGACACGAAGCGATCCGAAGAGGATAACTTCACTTGTAAATCATGTCAGAAGTTGTCTGGGACGAAGGAACCCGTGGAAAACAGCCCGCATCCACATCGCTGCGACATTTGCCACAAAACCTTTACTTTTAGGAAAGCGCTCATCGAACACAGGCGGAGCGTGCATGTGGGTAACGATTTGTACCGCTGTGATTACTGTCCCAGAGTCTTCTATTACCAGAAGACCTTGAGTGCCCATCGGCGCATTCACATAAATCCTATTTCTTGCGAGATTTGCTTCTCAGAGTTCCACAGCCACTACAAACTAAAACGACACATGTCCTCCCATGCCGATGCCCCGCAGTACAACTGCAGTAGTTGCGGTAAAATCTTCTACTCGCTGGCGTTCCTGGATTCACACAAACCGTGCCGGAGCCAGGTGGCGGACACAAGTGACGATTTGTAG